The Miscanthus floridulus cultivar M001 chromosome 7, ASM1932011v1, whole genome shotgun sequence genome includes a region encoding these proteins:
- the LOC136465549 gene encoding uncharacterized protein, whose translation MGDADQLKSLTEAMKALQATVEANAKAIAALTAEHTSSSNSKSASGEHHNDRPLKFQKMDFPRYDGKFDPLIFINRCESYFHQQRIMEEEKVWMASYNLEEDAQLWYMQVQQDEGTPTWRRFTELLNLRYGPPLRSAPLFELADCRRTGTVAEYQDRFQPLLPRAGHLDEAQRVQLFTGGLLPPLSMDV comes from the coding sequence ATGGGTGACGCCGATCAACTCAAGTCCCTCACCGAAGCCATGAAGGCGCTACAGGCTACAGTCGAGGCCAACGCTAAGGCCATCGCTGCCCTCACCGCCGAACACACGTCGTCCTCGAACTCCAAATCGGCATCCGGCGAGCACCACAACGATCGACCGCTAAAATTCCAGAAGATGGATTTCCCCCGCTACGACGGCAAGTTCGATCCGTTGATCTTCATCAATCGCTGCGAATCGTACTTCCACCAGCAGCGGATCATGGAAGAGGAGAAGGTTTGGATGGCGTCGTACAATCTGGAAGAGGACGCCCAGTTGTGGTACATGCAGGTGCAACAAGATGAGGGCACGCCTACCTGGAGGCGCTTCACGGAGCTGCTGAATTTGCGCTATGGGCCACCGCTGCGTTCCGCACCGCTGTTCGAGTTGGCGGACTGCCGGCGCACTGGCACCGTGGCGGAGTACCAGGACCGCTTCCAGCCCCTTCTGCCGCGCGCGGGTCATCTCGACGAGGCGCAACGCGTCCAGCTCTTCACCGGGGGCCTCCTACCGCCGCTCAGCATGGACGTATAG